The sequence CACCGTGGCCAGTCTGCACACCCAACGCTACGACCTCTCCACCTTCCAGGGTTTGCTCCTAGCCCTCCAGGAGTATTGGGCCAGCCAAGGCTGCGTGATCCTCCAGCCGCTGGATCTGGAAGTGGGCGCCGGCACCTTCCATCCCGCCACCTTCCTGCGTGCCATCGGACCCGAACCCTGGAACGCCGCCTATGTGCAGCCTTCCCGGCGCCCCACCGACGGGCGCTACGGCGAGAATCCCAACCGGCTGCAGCACTATTACCAATTCCAGGTGGTCATGAAACCGTCTCCCCCGGATTTCCAGGAGCTTTATCTCGGTTCGCTGCGCTTCCTGGGTTTCGACCTCTTGGAACACGACGTGCGCTTCGTAGAGGACGACTGGGAATCGCCCACGCTGGGCGCCTGGGGCCTGGGCTGGGAAGTCTGGCTGAACGGCATGGAAGTGACCCAGTTCACCTATTTCCAGCAGGTGGGCGGCCTGGATTGCCGGCCGGTGAGCGGCGAAATCACCTACGGCCTGGAGCGCATCGCCATGTATCTGCAGGGCGCATCCAGCGTGTTCGATCTGATCTGGACCCGCGGCCCGCAAGGCCCGGTGACCTACGGCGACGTCTACCATCAGAACGAGGTGGAAATGTCCGCATACAACTTCGAGCACGCCGACACCGAGTTCTATTTCGGCGCCTTCGATACCTACGAACGGGAATGCCGGAAGCTGATCGCCCTCGACCTGCCGCTGCCCGCTTACGAGATGGTGCTCAAGGCGTCCCATGCCTTCAATCTGCTGGATGCCCGCCGCGCGGTCTCGGTGACCGAGCGCCAGC is a genomic window of Candidatus Methylocalor cossyra containing:
- the glyQ gene encoding glycine--tRNA ligase subunit alpha; this translates as MVPVRSRKSGYNPRFRSTVCSTVASLHTQRYDLSTFQGLLLALQEYWASQGCVILQPLDLEVGAGTFHPATFLRAIGPEPWNAAYVQPSRRPTDGRYGENPNRLQHYYQFQVVMKPSPPDFQELYLGSLRFLGFDLLEHDVRFVEDDWESPTLGAWGLGWEVWLNGMEVTQFTYFQQVGGLDCRPVSGEITYGLERIAMYLQGASSVFDLIWTRGPQGPVTYGDVYHQNEVEMSAYNFEHADTEFYFGAFDTYERECRKLIALDLPLPAYEMVLKASHAFNLLDARRAVSVTERQRYILRVRDLAKAVAEAYYRGREQLGFPLLTGTNPRHD